One genomic segment of [Pasteurella] aerogenes includes these proteins:
- the mobA gene encoding molybdopterin-guanine dinucleotide biosynthesis protein MobA, translating to MKISAVILAGGKARRMGGVDKGLQLYQGKPLFMHCYQRLRGQVAEISVNANRNQAIYAQSGLSVFSDQLADFQGPLSGILTSLERADSEFVLFVPCDSPFLPLDLREKLESAVENRGVLAAYASDGERDHPTFCLLSTQLAPVLADYLQRGERRMLPFMRQQGAVAVDFSEQIAAFRNMNNLEDLQN from the coding sequence ATGAAAATAAGTGCGGTGATTTTAGCCGGTGGGAAAGCGCGGCGAATGGGCGGCGTGGATAAGGGGTTGCAGCTTTATCAAGGGAAGCCTTTGTTTATGCATTGTTACCAACGTTTGCGCGGGCAGGTGGCGGAGATTTCGGTGAATGCCAATCGTAATCAGGCGATTTATGCGCAAAGTGGTTTGTCGGTTTTTTCTGATCAACTGGCAGATTTTCAAGGTCCATTGAGCGGTATTTTGACTTCTCTTGAACGAGCAGATAGTGAATTTGTGCTATTTGTTCCTTGCGACAGTCCGTTTTTGCCACTGGATTTACGTGAAAAATTGGAAAGTGCGGTCGAAAATAGGGGCGTTTTGGCAGCTTATGCCAGTGATGGCGAGCGGGATCATCCGACCTTTTGCTTGTTGTCCACACAATTAGCTCCTGTACTTGCGGATTATTTGCAACGTGGCGAGCGTCGGATGTTACCGTTTATGCGGCAACAGGGTGCTGTGGCAGTGGATTTTAGCGAGCAAATAGCCGCGTTTCGCAATATGAATAACCTCGAGGATTTGCAAAATTAA
- the fruK gene encoding 1-phosphofructokinase, with product MANVATITLNAAYDLVGRLKRIELGEVNTVETLGLFPAGKGINVAKVLKDLGVDVAVGGFLGQDNVGDFEAMFHKQGLIDKFQRVAGKTRINVKITETEADVTDLNFLGYEISAADWQTFVQNSLAYCQQFDIVAVCGSLPRGVTPELFADWLKALHQAGVKVVLDSSNAALTAGLRAQPWLVKPNHRELEAWVGHALPSLEDIIAAAKKLKAQGIANVIISMGAQGSVWLSDNAIVRAQPPKCENVVSTVGAGDSMVAGLIYGLSKNFSQAETLAFASAVSAFAVSQSNVGVSDPALLTPILNKVNVTLIEG from the coding sequence ATGGCAAATGTAGCAACTATCACCTTAAACGCCGCCTATGATTTGGTCGGGCGTTTAAAACGTATTGAACTGGGCGAAGTAAACACCGTTGAAACCCTCGGGCTTTTTCCTGCGGGCAAGGGCATTAACGTAGCAAAAGTATTAAAAGATTTGGGCGTTGATGTGGCAGTTGGCGGTTTTTTGGGGCAAGACAATGTGGGCGATTTTGAAGCGATGTTCCACAAACAAGGCTTGATCGATAAATTTCAACGCGTTGCCGGCAAAACGCGCATTAACGTTAAAATTACCGAAACTGAAGCGGATGTCACTGATTTAAACTTTTTAGGCTATGAAATCAGCGCAGCGGATTGGCAAACCTTTGTACAAAATTCATTGGCATATTGCCAACAATTTGACATTGTGGCGGTCTGTGGCAGCTTACCACGCGGAGTAACACCGGAATTGTTCGCTGATTGGTTGAAAGCGTTGCATCAAGCGGGCGTTAAAGTGGTGTTAGACAGTAGCAACGCGGCGCTAACCGCTGGTTTACGCGCGCAACCTTGGTTGGTGAAACCAAATCATCGCGAATTGGAAGCCTGGGTAGGTCATGCATTACCAAGCCTAGAGGACATTATTGCGGCAGCGAAAAAATTAAAAGCACAAGGCATTGCTAATGTGATTATTTCTATGGGTGCGCAAGGTTCGGTTTGGTTAAGTGATAACGCAATCGTGCGCGCGCAACCACCAAAATGCGAAAATGTGGTCAGTACCGTGGGCGCTGGGGATTCTATGGTCGCAGGTTTAATTTACGGATTAAGCAAAAACTTTTCCCAAGCGGAAACCTTGGCATTTGCCAGCGCAGTTTCTGCTTTTGCCGTTTCACAAAGTAACGTTGGCGTCAGCGATCCGGCGTTATTAACCCCGATTTTAAACAAGGTTAACGTAACATTAATTGAAGGCTAA
- the fruA gene encoding PTS system fructose-specific transporter subunit IIBC, whose amino-acid sequence MNIYLTQSNQLGNAKAFLLQQVVSAAIKQQGNQVVNQAESADLAIVFGDSLPNNPQLVGKKVFLADAEQAFNAPENLLSQALNQAQDYVLPNSVESAVNSASISLNGVKNIVAVTACPTGVAHTFMSAEAISEYGKKQGWNVKVETRGQVGAGNPISPEEVAAADLVFVAADIDVDLSKFAGKPMYRTSTGLALKKTAQEFDKAFKEATIYTVGSAEKAKEDNTGEKKGVYKHLMTGVSHMLPLVVAGGLLIAISFMFGIEAFKDANIAGGLPKALMDIGGGAAFHLMIAVFAGYVAFSIADRPGLAVGLTGGMLATSANAGILGGIIAGFLAGYVVKFLNNIIKLPASVNSLKAILILPLLGTAIVGLAMVYLINPPVAGIMIALSDWLSSMTGTNAVLLGIILGGMMCVDMGGPVNKAAYAFSVGMIASNVTLPMAAAMAGGMVPPIGMAIATWIARRKFNVNQRNSGNTAFILGLCFISEGALPFVAADPIRVIVSSVIGGATAGAISAGLGITLNAPHGGLFVIPFVSQPLMYLLAIAVGSLVTGVIYGLIKPKLTEN is encoded by the coding sequence ATGAATATTTATCTTACTCAATCAAATCAATTAGGTAATGCTAAGGCCTTTTTGTTGCAACAAGTGGTTAGCGCAGCAATTAAACAGCAAGGCAATCAAGTTGTAAATCAAGCAGAGAGCGCCGATTTGGCAATTGTATTCGGTGACAGTTTGCCGAATAATCCGCAGCTGGTCGGTAAAAAAGTCTTTTTGGCCGATGCGGAACAGGCATTTAATGCGCCGGAAAACCTATTGAGTCAAGCGCTTAATCAGGCGCAGGATTATGTGTTGCCAAATTCGGTTGAAAGTGCGGTCAATTCTGCGTCGATTTCACTTAATGGCGTGAAAAATATCGTGGCGGTTACCGCTTGCCCAACCGGCGTGGCACATACGTTTATGTCCGCCGAGGCGATTTCCGAATATGGCAAAAAACAAGGTTGGAACGTAAAAGTCGAAACTCGCGGACAAGTGGGCGCCGGCAATCCGATTTCGCCAGAAGAAGTCGCGGCGGCGGATTTGGTGTTTGTCGCGGCGGATATTGACGTGGATTTAAGTAAATTTGCCGGCAAACCAATGTATCGAACCTCCACCGGTTTAGCCTTGAAAAAAACGGCGCAAGAATTTGATAAAGCCTTTAAGGAAGCCACAATTTACACCGTAGGGAGCGCAGAAAAAGCCAAAGAAGATAATACCGGCGAGAAAAAAGGCGTGTATAAACACTTGATGACCGGTGTGTCCCATATGTTACCGTTGGTAGTGGCGGGTGGTTTGCTTATTGCCATTTCCTTTATGTTCGGGATCGAAGCATTTAAAGATGCAAATATTGCCGGTGGTCTGCCGAAAGCCTTAATGGATATTGGCGGTGGTGCGGCGTTCCATTTGATGATCGCCGTGTTTGCGGGTTATGTGGCGTTTTCCATTGCCGATCGTCCGGGCTTGGCGGTCGGCTTAACTGGCGGTATGTTAGCGACGTCTGCCAATGCGGGGATTTTAGGCGGAATTATCGCCGGCTTCCTCGCAGGCTATGTGGTGAAATTTTTAAATAATATCATCAAGTTACCAGCAAGCGTTAATTCTTTGAAAGCGATTTTGATTTTGCCATTATTGGGAACTGCAATTGTCGGTTTGGCGATGGTGTATTTAATTAATCCACCGGTTGCCGGCATTATGATCGCACTTTCTGATTGGTTATCGTCCATGACCGGAACCAACGCGGTATTGTTGGGTATTATTTTGGGCGGCATGATGTGTGTGGATATGGGCGGACCGGTGAACAAAGCGGCGTATGCCTTTTCTGTCGGTATGATTGCATCAAATGTTACCTTGCCAATGGCGGCCGCAATGGCAGGCGGTATGGTGCCACCAATCGGGATGGCGATTGCCACATGGATTGCACGTCGCAAATTTAACGTAAACCAACGCAACAGCGGCAACACCGCCTTTATCTTAGGCTTATGTTTTATTTCCGAAGGCGCCTTGCCATTTGTTGCTGCTGACCCAATTCGCGTGATTGTGTCAAGCGTGATTGGCGGCGCTACCGCTGGCGCTATTTCCGCCGGATTAGGCATCACCTTAAACGCACCTCATGGCGGTTTATTTGTTATCCCATTTGTTTCACAACCGTTGATGTATTTACTTGCTATTGCGGTTGGATCGTTGGTAACAGGTGTGATTTATGGGTTAATTAAACCAAAACTTACGGAAAATTAA
- the polC gene encoding DNA polymerase III polC-type, which translates to MKGFSALFQRFHPLHQLELARQKWQAQPNLPAELNALFAQPYPQTHADLTALSYLSIDFETTGLNSMMDNILSVAAVPIDHFTLDLSQTWHQFVAEQEIKEDTVVINHIVPQMLNGAETLDEVMNQLFALMKGRVVIAHGANIEKRFIQHYLVTRYNISHFPLLWLDTLKIERSFLKQKSSYLPPDYQLASVRKQYGLPEYITHNALIDAIAAGELFFAQSARLFGKQKMTLGEMYKRAVS; encoded by the coding sequence ATGAAAGGATTTTCCGCATTATTCCAACGTTTCCATCCTCTTCACCAGCTTGAATTAGCGCGTCAAAAATGGCAAGCACAACCGAATTTGCCGGCGGAGCTGAATGCACTTTTTGCACAACCTTACCCGCAAACGCACGCTGATTTGACCGCACTTTCTTATTTATCCATTGATTTTGAAACCACCGGGCTAAACTCCATGATGGATAATATTCTTAGCGTTGCTGCGGTTCCCATTGATCATTTCACCTTGGATTTATCCCAAACTTGGCATCAATTTGTTGCCGAACAAGAGATCAAAGAAGACACCGTAGTGATTAATCATATCGTGCCACAAATGCTCAATGGTGCAGAAACTTTGGATGAGGTAATGAATCAATTATTCGCTTTGATGAAAGGACGCGTAGTGATTGCTCATGGTGCCAATATCGAAAAACGTTTTATCCAACATTATTTAGTCACGCGTTATAATATCTCGCATTTCCCGCTGCTTTGGTTGGATACCTTAAAAATTGAGCGTTCTTTTTTAAAGCAAAAATCCAGTTATTTACCGCCGGATTATCAATTAGCAAGCGTGCGTAAACAATACGGGTTACCAGAATATATCACCCACAACGCCTTAATAGATGCCATCGCCGCCGGCGAATTATTTTTTGCCCAAAGCGCGCGTTTATTCGGAAAACAAAAAATGACGTTAGGTGAAATGTATAAACGTGCGGTGTCATAG
- the fruB gene encoding multiphosphoryl transfer protein: MFNLPETNIHLSAQADNKQQAIELAANALEQAGYVESGYLQGMLGREQQTSTFLGNGIAIPHGTLETRAMVKQTGVQIFQFPQGIEWGEGNIAYVVIGIAARSDEHLALLRQLTHVLGDEETAEKLAKLQDVKQFRAILMGEQEYRMSADLLSLAVDSESLLTLTAINAGKLQQQSAVNNQFVSEVIANPALPLGGGLWVTDAVVGNEKNAVAFSRAKKPFQNNGKTVQAVLTVAAVNDQINPLLARLLEPQVQQTLLQGNAAQIVSALNGETPVQAVNEAATPVDEHQANAAGTVVGTFTVRNEHGLHARPSAVLVNEVKKFAAKITVQNLTRGSDAVSAKSLMKIVALGVTQGHRLRFVAEGEDAQAAIEALGKVIAEGLGESVSAQPPQEADSIEVSGAPTTPVAEKSAVENLTENASSTENSVEGIFVIQNEHGLHARPSAILVNEVKKYNAAVTVQNLDRDSQPVSAKSLMKIVALGVVKGHRLRFVATGEQAQQAIDGIGAAIAAGLGE, encoded by the coding sequence ATGTTTAATTTACCCGAAACTAACATTCATTTATCAGCCCAAGCTGACAACAAACAGCAAGCGATTGAATTAGCCGCGAATGCACTGGAGCAAGCTGGTTATGTGGAGAGTGGTTATTTACAAGGAATGTTAGGTCGCGAACAGCAAACTTCGACATTTTTAGGCAACGGGATTGCCATTCCGCACGGGACGTTGGAAACCCGCGCGATGGTAAAACAAACCGGTGTACAGATTTTTCAATTTCCGCAAGGTATTGAATGGGGCGAGGGCAATATTGCTTATGTAGTGATCGGTATTGCCGCCCGTTCCGATGAACATTTGGCATTATTGCGCCAGTTAACACACGTTTTAGGCGATGAAGAAACCGCGGAAAAATTAGCCAAATTGCAAGATGTGAAACAATTTCGTGCGATTTTGATGGGTGAACAGGAATATCGGATGTCGGCGGATTTATTGAGTTTAGCGGTGGATAGCGAAAGTTTGTTAACCTTAACTGCGATTAATGCCGGAAAATTACAACAACAAAGTGCGGTCAATAATCAATTTGTTTCTGAAGTAATTGCTAATCCGGCGTTGCCTTTGGGTGGCGGTTTATGGGTGACGGATGCAGTTGTCGGTAATGAAAAAAATGCGGTGGCATTCAGCCGCGCGAAAAAACCATTCCAAAATAACGGCAAAACGGTGCAAGCGGTATTAACTGTGGCGGCGGTTAATGATCAAATCAATCCGTTGTTAGCACGCTTGTTAGAGCCACAAGTGCAGCAAACTTTACTACAAGGCAACGCGGCGCAAATTGTCAGCGCCTTAAACGGGGAAACGCCAGTACAAGCGGTTAACGAAGCTGCCACACCAGTTGATGAACATCAAGCAAATGCAGCAGGAACGGTAGTTGGTACCTTTACCGTGCGCAACGAGCATGGCTTACACGCGCGCCCGAGTGCAGTTTTAGTGAATGAAGTGAAAAAATTTGCGGCGAAAATTACCGTGCAAAATCTGACTCGTGGTAGCGATGCGGTGAGCGCGAAAAGTTTGATGAAAATCGTTGCTTTAGGCGTGACACAAGGGCATCGTTTGCGTTTTGTTGCCGAGGGTGAAGATGCACAAGCGGCAATTGAGGCCTTGGGTAAAGTGATCGCGGAAGGGTTAGGCGAAAGCGTTTCTGCCCAGCCACCGCAAGAAGCCGATAGCATTGAAGTGAGTGGCGCGCCAACGACACCAGTGGCAGAAAAAAGTGCGGTGGAAAATTTAACAGAAAATGCATCCAGCACAGAAAATTCCGTGGAAGGCATTTTTGTGATCCAAAATGAACATGGTTTACACGCCCGTCCAAGTGCGATTTTAGTGAATGAAGTGAAAAAATATAATGCGGCAGTGACAGTACAAAATCTCGATCGCGACAGCCAGCCAGTGAGCGCAAAAAGTTTAATGAAAATCGTGGCGTTGGGTGTGGTTAAAGGGCATCGCTTGCGTTTTGTTGCCACCGGAGAACAAGCGCAACAAGCGATTGATGGTATTGGTGCAGCGATTGCAGCAGGGTTAGGCGAATAA